A genomic window from Osmerus eperlanus chromosome 5, fOsmEpe2.1, whole genome shotgun sequence includes:
- the dnaja gene encoding dnaJ homolog subfamily A member 4 isoform X1 — MVHETGYYDLLGVSPNASPDEIKKAYRKLALKYHPDKNPSEGEKFKLISQAYEVLSDPKKRDLYDQGGEQAIKEGGMGGQFSSPTDIFNMFFGGGGRMHREERRGKNVIHQLSVTLEEMYNGATRKLGLQKNVICAKCDGYGGKKGTLEKCSSCKGRGVQIKVQQIGPGMIQQIQSMCPDCQGQGEKFNSKDRCKNCNGHKVERKKKIIEVHIDKGMKDGQKITFHGEGDQEPGLEPGDVIIVLDQKEHEIFQRQDDNLIMKMDIKLVEALCGFKKTICTLDNRMLIITLPPGQVVMHKDVKVVQKEGMPIYRDPYDKGQLIVAFEVGFPQKHWLPEHLLPQLERLLPPRDEVMLTDEMEEVHLCEMDYQSQQRSYSREAHEEDEDGPRKGVQCQTQ; from the exons ATGGTTCATGAGACAGGCTATTATGACCTTTTAGGTGTGAGTCCCAATGCCAGCCCAGACGAAATCAAAAAAGCATATCGAAAACTTGCGTTAAAATACCACCCAGACAAGAACCCCAGTGAAGGAGAAAAG TTCAAATTGATATCACAGGCATATGAAGTTTTATCCGATCCAAAGAAAAGGGATCTGTATGACCAAGGTGGAGAACAAGCTATCAAAGAGGGTGGAATGGGAGGGCAGTTTTCTTCACCTACAGACATTTTCAACATGTTTtttggaggtggaggcaggatgcacagagaagagaggagag GTAAGAATGTTATTCATCAGCTCAGTGTTACATTGGAGGAGATGTACAATGGAGCAACAAGGAAACTTGGTCTTCAAAAGAACGTGATCTGTGCAAAATGTGATG GCtatggagggaagaagggaacgCTTGAGAAGTGTTCAAGTTGCAAGGGTAGAGGAGTTCAGATCAAGGTACAGCAGATTGGACCAGGCATGATCCAGCAAATCCAGAGTATGTGTCCTGACTGCCAGGGTCAGGGGGAAAAGTTCAACTCAAAGGACCGCTGTAAGAACTGCAATGGGCACAAAGTGGAACGCAAGAAGAAAATTATTGAAGTTCACATTGACAAAG GTATGAAGGATGGCCAGAAAATAACATTCCATGGTGAAGGTGACCAAGAACCTGGATTGGAACCTGGTGATGTCATCATTGTGCTAGATCAGAAGGAACATGAGATTTTCCAGAGACAAGACGATAACCTGATCATGAAAATGGATATCAAACTAGTTGAAGCTCTCTGTGGGTTCAAGAAAACCATTTGCACCTTGGATAACAGAATGCTCATAATTACTTTGCCACCAG GTCAAGTTGTGATGCATAAAGACGTCAAAGTTGTTCAGAAAGAAGGCATGCCCATTTACAGGGACCCTTATGACAAAGGACAACTAATCGTTGCGTTTGAG GTGGGATTCCCGCAGAAACACTGGCTTCCAGAGCACCTCTTGCCTCAACTGGAAAGGTTGCTTCCCCCCAGGGACGAAGTCATGCTTACTGATGAAATGGAAGAAGTACATCTCTGTGAAATGGACTATCAGTCCCAGCAGAGGAGTTATTCCAGAGAAGCccatgaggaggatgaggatggtcCCAGAAAGGGTGTACAGTGTCAGACACAGTGA
- the dnaja gene encoding dnaJ homolog subfamily A member 4 isoform X2: MFFGGGGRMHREERRGKNVIHQLSVTLEEMYNGATRKLGLQKNVICAKCDGYGGKKGTLEKCSSCKGRGVQIKVQQIGPGMIQQIQSMCPDCQGQGEKFNSKDRCKNCNGHKVERKKKIIEVHIDKGMKDGQKITFHGEGDQEPGLEPGDVIIVLDQKEHEIFQRQDDNLIMKMDIKLVEALCGFKKTICTLDNRMLIITLPPGQVVMHKDVKVVQKEGMPIYRDPYDKGQLIVAFEVGFPQKHWLPEHLLPQLERLLPPRDEVMLTDEMEEVHLCEMDYQSQQRSYSREAHEEDEDGPRKGVQCQTQ; this comes from the exons ATGTTTtttggaggtggaggcaggatgcacagagaagagaggagag GTAAGAATGTTATTCATCAGCTCAGTGTTACATTGGAGGAGATGTACAATGGAGCAACAAGGAAACTTGGTCTTCAAAAGAACGTGATCTGTGCAAAATGTGATG GCtatggagggaagaagggaacgCTTGAGAAGTGTTCAAGTTGCAAGGGTAGAGGAGTTCAGATCAAGGTACAGCAGATTGGACCAGGCATGATCCAGCAAATCCAGAGTATGTGTCCTGACTGCCAGGGTCAGGGGGAAAAGTTCAACTCAAAGGACCGCTGTAAGAACTGCAATGGGCACAAAGTGGAACGCAAGAAGAAAATTATTGAAGTTCACATTGACAAAG GTATGAAGGATGGCCAGAAAATAACATTCCATGGTGAAGGTGACCAAGAACCTGGATTGGAACCTGGTGATGTCATCATTGTGCTAGATCAGAAGGAACATGAGATTTTCCAGAGACAAGACGATAACCTGATCATGAAAATGGATATCAAACTAGTTGAAGCTCTCTGTGGGTTCAAGAAAACCATTTGCACCTTGGATAACAGAATGCTCATAATTACTTTGCCACCAG GTCAAGTTGTGATGCATAAAGACGTCAAAGTTGTTCAGAAAGAAGGCATGCCCATTTACAGGGACCCTTATGACAAAGGACAACTAATCGTTGCGTTTGAG GTGGGATTCCCGCAGAAACACTGGCTTCCAGAGCACCTCTTGCCTCAACTGGAAAGGTTGCTTCCCCCCAGGGACGAAGTCATGCTTACTGATGAAATGGAAGAAGTACATCTCTGTGAAATGGACTATCAGTCCCAGCAGAGGAGTTATTCCAGAGAAGCccatgaggaggatgaggatggtcCCAGAAAGGGTGTACAGTGTCAGACACAGTGA